One Psychrobacillus glaciei genomic region harbors:
- a CDS encoding tyrosine-type recombinase/integrase: protein MDRSTAYRILRDAAEHVNLREVGTHTLRKTFGYHFYQQTKDVAILQELFNHSSPSITFEYIGIHQEALDKAMDKYRI from the coding sequence ATAGATAGGTCAACAGCTTATCGTATTCTTCGAGATGCAGCAGAACATGTCAATTTAAGAGAAGTAGGGACACATACATTGCGTAAAACTTTTGGCTACCACTTCTACCAACAAACAAAAGATGTTGCTATTTTACAGGAATTATTTAACCACTCAAGTCCATCAATAACCTTTGAATATATCGGCATACACCAAGAAGCATTAGATAAAGCAATGGACAAATATAGAATTTAA